One genomic window of Methyloceanibacter sp. wino2 includes the following:
- the glpX gene encoding class II fructose-bisphosphatase, which produces METPSPANPDLIFALRRVTESAACAAFNWIGRGDADDGGNAALEAMRAALAEIEVDAVVVIGEATAGEAPQPHRGERLGRPTAAFKADIAVDPVEGTSYLVRGLTNALAVLAVAPRGAMMDPGPAFYMEKFVAAAPARGKIDPSWPTAKKLEELAKVLGKDIYDLNVFVLEKPRHRELVNEILAAGARVAMYPAGDVAGALMAAVPGSSIDALMGTGGTPEGIMSACAVRAIGGEFLARFDPQLQTETQAVHDAGIDTTRWYQRDELITSDDVFFCATGITTGLMLEGVERGKSHYKVQTMMITGATGERQIMTSYLPTDRLASVAARDVA; this is translated from the coding sequence ATGGAGACCCCGAGCCCGGCCAATCCGGATCTCATCTTTGCTTTGCGCCGTGTGACCGAGAGCGCAGCCTGCGCGGCCTTCAACTGGATCGGCCGAGGCGACGCGGATGACGGCGGTAATGCGGCGCTGGAAGCCATGCGGGCCGCGCTCGCGGAGATCGAAGTCGACGCGGTGGTCGTCATCGGCGAGGCCACGGCAGGCGAGGCCCCGCAGCCGCATCGCGGCGAGCGCTTGGGGCGCCCCACCGCGGCCTTCAAGGCCGATATCGCCGTCGATCCGGTCGAGGGCACCAGCTACCTCGTGCGCGGCCTCACCAATGCCCTGGCGGTTTTGGCTGTCGCGCCGCGCGGCGCCATGATGGACCCGGGGCCCGCCTTCTACATGGAGAAGTTCGTGGCCGCGGCGCCCGCGCGCGGCAAGATCGACCCGTCCTGGCCAACGGCAAAGAAGCTCGAGGAACTTGCGAAGGTCCTGGGCAAGGATATCTACGATCTGAACGTCTTCGTTCTGGAAAAACCCCGCCACCGCGAGCTTGTAAACGAGATCCTGGCCGCGGGCGCCCGTGTGGCGATGTATCCGGCAGGCGACGTGGCCGGCGCACTTATGGCGGCCGTTCCGGGTTCGTCGATCGATGCGCTGATGGGAACGGGTGGTACGCCGGAAGGCATCATGTCCGCCTGCGCCGTTCGCGCCATCGGCGGTGAGTTCCTGGCCCGCTTCGATCCTCAGCTCCAGACGGAGACACAGGCCGTGCACGATGCCGGCATCGACACCACGCGCTGGTACCAGCGCGACGAACTCATAACCTCGGACGATGTGTTCTTTTGCGCGACGGGCATCACCACGGGCCTTATGCTCGAAGGCGTGGAGCGCGGAAAATCGCACTATAAAGTGCAGACAATGATGATAACCGGTGCGACGGGCGAACGGCAGATCATGACGAGCTATCTGCCGACCGACCGCCTTGCGAGTGTGGCGGCTCGCGACGTCGCCTAA
- a CDS encoding ABC transporter permease produces the protein MDSLLSALAFLARRLVQALLVMLAILVIAFAVRESLGDPIREFTGQVVSESERAELRKELGLDRPWPVQFADYLGRAAHGDLGTSFIYKKPTVDVVLAKFPASFELVLGASLIVLLFCVPAGVYCAVRPNRLGARLVLGLSVLGISIPVFLTGIVLITVFSVWLGWLPAFGRGETVAIGPWTTGLLTRDGLEHLLLPALTLSSIMLPLFVRLVRSAMLGELGHDYVRTAWAKGASPLRVWIVHALRNALLPLVAVGGLQVGTLVAYTLLTETVFQWPGMGFLFLEAVTRSDIPLITTYLVLVGLLFVVVNTLVDLLSLALDPRVSLEGAR, from the coding sequence ATGGATAGTTTGCTTTCCGCTCTTGCCTTCCTCGCGCGGCGGCTCGTTCAGGCGCTGCTCGTCATGCTGGCGATCCTGGTCATCGCCTTTGCGGTACGCGAGAGCCTTGGCGATCCGATCCGCGAGTTCACGGGGCAGGTCGTTTCGGAGTCGGAGCGTGCCGAGTTGCGCAAGGAGTTAGGTCTCGACCGCCCGTGGCCCGTCCAGTTTGCCGACTATCTCGGCCGGGCCGCCCACGGGGATCTCGGCACGTCCTTCATTTACAAGAAGCCGACCGTCGATGTGGTGCTGGCCAAGTTTCCGGCGAGCTTCGAATTGGTGCTGGGCGCGAGCCTCATCGTGCTGCTCTTTTGCGTCCCGGCAGGCGTCTACTGCGCCGTCCGGCCCAACCGGCTCGGCGCAAGGCTGGTTTTGGGCTTAAGCGTGCTCGGGATCTCGATCCCCGTGTTTCTCACCGGCATCGTGCTCATCACGGTGTTCTCCGTCTGGCTCGGGTGGCTGCCGGCGTTCGGACGCGGTGAGACCGTCGCCATCGGGCCCTGGACTACAGGGCTCCTCACCCGCGACGGCCTGGAGCACCTTCTACTGCCGGCGCTCACGCTCTCCTCGATCATGCTGCCGCTCTTCGTCCGGCTGGTGCGCAGCGCCATGCTCGGCGAGCTGGGCCATGACTATGTGCGCACCGCCTGGGCAAAAGGAGCATCGCCCTTGCGCGTCTGGATCGTCCACGCGCTACGCAACGCGCTGCTTCCGCTCGTGGCGGTTGGCGGCCTGCAGGTCGGCACGCTGGTCGCCTATACCCTTCTGACGGAGACCGTATTCCAGTGGCCCGGCATGGGCTTTCTGTTTCTGGAGGCGGTGACGCGCTCCGACATTCCCCTGATCACGACCTATCTCGTGCTCGTCGGGCTGCTGTTCGTGGTGGTGAATACGCTGGTCGACCTTTTGAGCCTGGCGCTCGACCCCCGCGTCAGCCTGGAGGGGGCACGATGA
- the gap gene encoding type I glyceraldehyde-3-phosphate dehydrogenase, whose product MATPRVAINGFGRIGRLTFRAFMEAGRDDLDFVAINDLGSADMNALLLEYDTVHGKFPGEISVDGSSLRVNGKDVAVLAEPDPEQLPWDELGVDIVMECTGRFTKREAAAQHLKAGAKRVLVSAPCSGADLTVVYGVNDQKLTEADVVVSNASCTTNCLAPVAEVLHKLVGIERGYMTTIHAYTGDQRTVDTLHKDPRRARASAANLIPTSTGAAKAVGLVLPELEGKLDGASIRVPVPNVSLVDLTFQAGRKTSADEINEAMAEAASKAPLLGVLGINDKPLVSSDFNHSPLSSVFDATGTQVIDGTFCRVVAWYDNEWGFSNRMSDTAVAMGRLL is encoded by the coding sequence ATGGCCACACCACGCGTTGCCATTAATGGATTTGGCCGGATCGGCCGTTTGACGTTCCGGGCCTTCATGGAGGCCGGCCGCGACGATCTCGACTTCGTGGCGATCAATGATCTCGGCTCGGCCGATATGAACGCCTTGCTGCTCGAGTACGATACCGTGCACGGCAAGTTCCCGGGCGAGATCTCCGTGGACGGCAGCAGCCTCCGCGTCAATGGCAAGGACGTTGCGGTTCTGGCCGAGCCCGATCCCGAGCAACTGCCGTGGGACGAGCTTGGCGTCGACATCGTCATGGAATGCACCGGCCGCTTCACCAAGCGCGAAGCCGCCGCTCAGCATCTGAAGGCAGGCGCGAAGCGCGTGCTCGTGTCTGCGCCATGCTCGGGCGCCGATCTCACCGTCGTCTATGGCGTCAACGACCAGAAGCTCACCGAGGCCGACGTCGTGGTGTCCAACGCGTCCTGCACCACCAACTGCCTCGCCCCCGTGGCGGAAGTCCTGCACAAGTTGGTTGGCATCGAGCGCGGCTACATGACCACGATCCATGCCTACACGGGCGATCAGCGGACGGTGGATACGCTCCACAAGGATCCGCGCCGGGCCCGCGCGAGCGCCGCGAATTTGATCCCGACCTCGACCGGCGCGGCGAAGGCAGTCGGCCTTGTCCTGCCTGAGCTCGAAGGCAAGCTTGATGGCGCCTCCATCCGCGTGCCGGTGCCGAATGTGAGTCTCGTCGACCTCACGTTCCAGGCGGGCCGCAAGACCAGCGCGGACGAGATCAACGAAGCCATGGCGGAAGCTGCCTCCAAGGCGCCGCTGCTCGGTGTGCTCGGCATCAACGACAAGCCTCTCGTGTCGTCGGACTTCAATCACAGCCCGCTCAGCTCCGTGTTCGACGCGACCGGCACCCAGGTGATCGACGGCACGTTCTGCCGTGTCGTTGCCTGGTACGACAACGAATGGGGCTTCTCCAATCGCATGAGCGACACCGCCGTCGCGATGGGACGCTTGCTATGA
- a CDS encoding methyltransferase domain-containing protein, which yields MSLNSPILSRRSAAIAARFGAKADVYEAHAGLQADVAAKLAKHLPDLKTPKVLELGCGTGLLSRHLVARYPEGEFHLTDAAPGMIGACRNNLDGAGANVSYEVMDAAAPIAYENLDLIVTSMMLHWLNGPVAVLTGLRRRLAPGGVLLFATLGPDSFAEWRTVLATEGLPSGTPYLPELPGVVEEEHLTPDKDSHSFLRRMQAVGGLHPRDGYDPLSPGALRRAIRATNIRFGGRVTWHIVYGRLERP from the coding sequence ATGTCGTTGAATTCGCCAATTCTGTCTCGCCGTAGCGCCGCCATCGCGGCCCGGTTCGGCGCGAAGGCGGACGTGTACGAAGCGCATGCCGGGCTGCAGGCCGATGTCGCGGCAAAGCTCGCGAAACACCTTCCCGATCTCAAGACACCGAAGGTGCTGGAGCTCGGTTGCGGGACCGGACTGCTGAGCCGTCATCTCGTGGCGCGCTATCCCGAAGGCGAGTTCCATCTGACCGATGCCGCTCCCGGCATGATTGGAGCCTGCCGCAACAATTTGGACGGCGCGGGCGCGAACGTCTCTTACGAGGTCATGGATGCAGCCGCACCCATCGCCTACGAGAATCTCGACCTGATCGTCACCAGCATGATGCTCCACTGGCTGAACGGCCCGGTCGCCGTGCTGACGGGACTGCGGCGCCGGCTGGCACCGGGCGGCGTGCTCCTGTTCGCGACCTTAGGCCCCGACAGCTTCGCGGAATGGCGCACCGTGCTCGCCACCGAAGGTCTGCCGAGCGGCACACCGTATCTGCCGGAACTGCCCGGCGTGGTCGAAGAAGAGCATCTAACGCCCGATAAGGATTCACATTCCTTCCTCCGGCGCATGCAGGCCGTGGGCGGTCTTCATCCCCGCGACGGGTACGACCCGCTCTCGCCGGGCGCGCTGCGCAGGGCCATCCGCGCGACCAATATCCGCTTCGGCGGCCGCGTGACCTGGCACATCGTCTATGGGCGTCTAGAGCGACCCTGA
- a CDS encoding alpha/beta fold hydrolase encodes MHFVLVHGWGFNASIWAPLIAQLGGAETTVVDLGFVEGAESSVDPDWPEDAIAIGHSLGVLWLLKNGGARFRGLVSIQGFDRYCPHVPKSRVVALKRGIDRDPAGTMEAFWGSCGAPGFAPAAALNADRLREGLDWLIQWDAEDIRKSLRCPVLSLATRDDLIVPPAMTEAIWGEENVVWRAEGGHVLPIKFPEWCAKHVVEFANSVSP; translated from the coding sequence ATGCATTTTGTTCTCGTTCACGGCTGGGGATTCAACGCGTCCATCTGGGCACCCCTGATCGCGCAACTCGGGGGCGCCGAAACGACTGTGGTCGACCTGGGCTTCGTCGAAGGCGCTGAGAGTTCTGTCGATCCAGACTGGCCCGAGGATGCGATCGCGATCGGACATTCGCTCGGCGTGCTGTGGCTGCTCAAGAACGGGGGCGCCCGGTTCCGGGGGCTGGTGTCCATCCAGGGTTTCGACCGCTATTGCCCCCATGTGCCGAAGTCCCGTGTCGTCGCGTTGAAGCGGGGCATCGATCGCGATCCGGCCGGTACGATGGAGGCCTTTTGGGGATCATGCGGGGCGCCCGGCTTTGCGCCGGCGGCGGCTTTGAACGCCGACCGCTTGCGCGAAGGGCTCGATTGGCTAATACAGTGGGACGCAGAGGACATTCGGAAAAGCCTTAGATGTCCAGTTCTTAGCCTTGCAACCCGAGACGACCTCATCGTCCCGCCGGCGATGACCGAGGCCATTTGGGGCGAGGAGAATGTGGTTTGGCGGGCCGAAGGCGGCCATGTCCTGCCGATCAAGTTTCCGGAGTGGTGTGCCAAGCATGTCGTTGAATTCGCCAATTCTGTCTCGCCGTAG
- a CDS encoding ABC transporter substrate-binding protein, with product MSRFLTIFLVAFFGCASIATADGKTLRMAYDADPTSLDPHEQLASATLQLSHLVFDPLVRRRQDNSFEPRLAESWEQVDDVTLRFHLREGVTFHSGRELTADDVVWTFERLKKSPDFKALYEPFESAKAVDAHTVDIVTKAPYPLTLNLATYIFPMDREFYSGMDENGRPKDAVVKHGSSFASSHISGTGPFRVSKREQGIRLELERVDDYWDKDSPGNVEKIILTPIKEPATRVAALLAGDVDFIAPVPPTDFKRLEAASCCTLVTMPSTRILTFELNQDRVEAFQDPRVRKAMSYAINREGIAKKIMRGFATPAGQLSPEGYAGHDPDLTPPYDIEKAKALMKEAGYEDGFSVTMIAPNNRYVGDARIAEAVAAMLAKINIKVDLQTMPKAQYWQRFDQRDGDILMIGWQSDTQDSANFYEFLAMTPDAKTGYGQYNAGDYSNPEVDRLTMQTQTMMDPEARAEVLRQIERILADDAALLPIQWQHLAWAARKNVNIEPIVNAIDMPYLADLVID from the coding sequence ATGAGCCGATTTCTGACGATCTTTCTCGTGGCGTTCTTTGGTTGCGCCTCGATCGCGACTGCCGACGGCAAGACGCTTCGGATGGCCTACGACGCCGATCCGACCTCGCTCGACCCCCATGAGCAGCTCGCCAGCGCGACGCTGCAGCTCTCGCATCTGGTGTTCGATCCGCTGGTCCGCCGGCGACAGGACAACTCGTTCGAGCCGCGCCTGGCGGAAAGCTGGGAGCAGGTCGACGACGTCACCTTGCGCTTTCATTTGCGGGAGGGCGTCACGTTTCACTCGGGACGGGAACTGACGGCGGACGACGTGGTCTGGACTTTCGAGCGCCTCAAGAAGAGTCCAGATTTCAAAGCCTTGTACGAGCCATTTGAATCGGCGAAGGCAGTGGACGCGCACACGGTCGACATCGTCACCAAGGCGCCGTATCCGCTCACGCTCAATCTGGCCACCTACATCTTCCCCATGGACCGCGAGTTCTATTCAGGCATGGACGAGAACGGCCGGCCGAAAGATGCGGTAGTGAAACACGGGTCGTCTTTCGCGTCGTCCCACATCAGTGGGACGGGGCCGTTCCGCGTGTCGAAGCGCGAGCAAGGTATCCGGCTCGAGCTGGAGCGCGTCGACGACTACTGGGACAAGGACTCGCCCGGCAATGTCGAGAAGATCATCCTCACACCGATCAAGGAGCCTGCGACCCGGGTGGCCGCGCTGCTCGCCGGCGACGTGGACTTCATCGCACCCGTTCCGCCCACGGACTTCAAGCGCCTGGAGGCAGCGTCCTGCTGCACGCTCGTCACCATGCCGTCGACGCGGATTTTGACCTTCGAGTTGAATCAGGATCGCGTCGAGGCCTTCCAGGATCCTCGCGTCCGCAAGGCCATGAGCTATGCCATCAACCGCGAGGGGATCGCGAAGAAGATCATGCGGGGCTTTGCGACGCCCGCCGGGCAACTCAGTCCCGAAGGCTACGCTGGGCATGATCCGGATCTGACGCCCCCTTACGACATAGAGAAGGCCAAGGCGCTGATGAAGGAGGCCGGGTACGAGGACGGCTTCTCGGTGACCATGATCGCGCCCAACAATCGTTACGTGGGGGATGCCCGTATCGCCGAGGCGGTGGCCGCCATGCTGGCAAAGATCAACATCAAGGTCGATCTGCAGACCATGCCGAAGGCCCAGTATTGGCAGCGCTTCGATCAGCGCGATGGCGATATCCTGATGATCGGCTGGCAGTCAGACACGCAGGACTCGGCGAATTTCTATGAGTTCCTGGCCATGACGCCGGATGCCAAGACCGGGTACGGCCAGTACAACGCGGGTGACTACTCGAACCCGGAAGTGGACCGGCTGACAATGCAGACGCAGACGATGATGGATCCTGAAGCTCGCGCCGAGGTCCTTAGGCAGATCGAGCGCATCCTCGCCGACGATGCGGCGCTGCTGCCCATTCAGTGGCAGCACCTGGCCTGGGCCGCACGCAAGAATGTGAATATCGAGCCCATCGTGAATGCCATAGACATGCCCTATCTTGCCGACCTCGTGATCGACTAG
- a CDS encoding phosphoribulokinase has product MPKRVDHPIILGIVGDSASGKTTLSAGVAQILGEEHCSVFCTDDYHCFERKERNDAGLSALDPRANYIDVLEQHLRLLRKGEPVLKPVYCHHNGTLGRPRYFRPTEFVIVEGLLGYSTRAMRDCYDVKIYLDPVDDLRIKWKIHRDTTKRNYKLEDVVASLERRKRDSSKFIHPQRTFADIVIRFLPPQELDDTDTHLSVRHLLRPTLPHPDFSPLFDGSSNAGLHLELARDRDGKPVDVLEINGNISDKRAERIEDLLWNLIPEAGHLRDQVGRIDIANGANGARKSHPLALTQLLVGYHAVKAAMGVRAY; this is encoded by the coding sequence ATGCCCAAGCGAGTAGATCATCCGATCATCCTCGGAATCGTGGGTGATTCTGCGTCTGGAAAGACGACCTTGTCGGCCGGAGTCGCACAGATTCTGGGCGAGGAGCATTGCTCGGTCTTTTGCACGGACGATTACCACTGCTTTGAGCGGAAGGAGCGGAACGACGCCGGTCTCTCCGCCCTCGACCCGCGCGCGAATTACATCGACGTCCTCGAGCAGCACCTGCGGCTCTTGCGCAAAGGCGAGCCGGTCCTGAAGCCCGTCTATTGCCACCACAACGGGACTCTGGGGCGTCCGCGCTATTTCAGACCGACCGAGTTCGTGATTGTGGAAGGCCTGCTCGGCTACAGCACGCGCGCCATGCGGGACTGCTACGACGTGAAAATCTACCTCGATCCGGTCGACGACCTGAGGATCAAGTGGAAGATCCACCGGGACACGACGAAGCGGAACTACAAGCTGGAGGACGTTGTCGCCTCTCTCGAACGGCGAAAGCGTGACAGCTCGAAATTCATTCATCCGCAGCGCACGTTCGCCGATATCGTCATCCGGTTCCTGCCGCCTCAGGAGCTGGACGACACTGATACCCATCTCAGCGTGCGGCATCTTTTGCGGCCCACATTGCCGCACCCGGACTTCTCGCCGCTGTTCGACGGCAGCAGCAATGCGGGCCTGCATCTCGAGCTCGCGCGCGATAGGGATGGAAAACCCGTCGACGTACTTGAGATCAACGGCAATATCTCCGACAAGAGAGCCGAGCGGATCGAGGATCTGCTCTGGAATCTCATCCCGGAGGCGGGTCACTTGCGCGACCAGGTCGGTCGTATCGATATCGCCAACGGAGCCAATGGCGCGCGTAAGAGCCACCCGCTGGCGCTGACCCAGCTTCTCGTGGGCTATCACGCGGTCAAGGCGGCGATGGGCGTTCGCGCTTACTAG
- a CDS encoding ABC transporter permease — protein sequence MSASSTAAGPNGVIAFTRGRPGVGLAFIVLVVIAVAALLAPVIAPQDPFDLAGFDILDAELPPAWQEGGEARFPLGTDAQGRDLLSAILYGARISLLIGILAVLIQAAIGVTLGLLAGYFGGRVDAVVTRLADIQLALSTLMMAIVAMALVRAGLGGEALNLFAVPLLVVVIGLAEWPIFARTTRAAVLVEATKDYVRAARAVGDTDWTILRRHILPNSLSPLIIVATTQVAGAIMAEAALSFLGLGMPVTKPSLGTLIRSGYDLMFAGSWWVTVLPGLVLIAVLISINVLGDGLRDWLDPRRHSG from the coding sequence ATGAGCGCGTCTTCCACAGCCGCCGGGCCGAATGGTGTGATCGCCTTCACGCGCGGGCGGCCGGGCGTCGGCCTTGCCTTCATCGTGCTGGTCGTCATCGCAGTGGCGGCCTTGTTGGCGCCGGTGATCGCGCCGCAGGACCCATTCGATCTTGCGGGGTTCGACATTCTGGATGCCGAACTGCCCCCGGCCTGGCAGGAAGGGGGCGAAGCGCGCTTTCCGCTGGGGACCGACGCGCAAGGCCGCGACCTCCTCAGCGCCATCCTCTATGGCGCCCGCATCTCGCTCCTGATCGGGATACTGGCGGTTCTGATCCAGGCCGCGATCGGCGTGACCTTGGGGCTGCTCGCGGGCTATTTCGGGGGGCGTGTCGATGCCGTCGTCACCCGCCTGGCGGATATCCAGCTCGCGCTGTCGACCCTCATGATGGCGATCGTCGCCATGGCGCTGGTGCGCGCCGGCCTCGGCGGTGAGGCGCTCAACCTGTTCGCCGTACCGCTGCTGGTCGTCGTGATCGGCCTCGCGGAATGGCCCATTTTCGCCCGCACCACCCGCGCAGCGGTGCTGGTCGAGGCCACCAAGGATTATGTGCGTGCGGCCCGGGCGGTGGGCGACACCGATTGGACCATCTTGCGCCGCCACATCCTCCCCAACAGCCTCTCGCCCTTGATCATCGTGGCGACAACGCAGGTGGCCGGCGCGATCATGGCCGAGGCGGCCTTGTCCTTTCTCGGGCTCGGCATGCCGGTCACGAAGCCGTCGCTCGGCACGCTGATTCGCTCCGGCTACGACCTCATGTTCGCGGGGAGCTGGTGGGTCACGGTTCTACCCGGCCTGGTTCTCATCGCCGTGCTGATCTCGATCAACGTCCTGGGGGACGGCTTACGCGATTGGCTGGATCCGCGCCGCCATTCGGGCTGA
- the bioD gene encoding dethiobiotin synthase: protein MSGFFVTGTDTEVGKTLVSAWLLTQLDGAYWKPIQAGTVPTTDSATVQQLAELPVSRVLPEAYLLPEPMAPHESARRANIALDMEKIKLPPHDGLVVVEGAGGLMVPIADGAYMIDLADALDLPILLVARSTLGTINHTLLSLEAIRRRGLPLAGVVISGPETPHNRAAIERFGKVEVIAEIPQLETVNRDTLKAIEPELDLLKLATVRP from the coding sequence TTGTCCGGCTTTTTCGTTACAGGCACCGACACCGAGGTCGGCAAGACGCTGGTGTCCGCCTGGCTGCTCACCCAACTCGACGGCGCCTATTGGAAGCCGATCCAGGCCGGCACCGTTCCAACCACGGACTCGGCGACCGTTCAGCAACTGGCCGAGCTCCCCGTCAGCCGCGTCCTGCCCGAGGCCTATCTCCTGCCCGAGCCCATGGCGCCGCACGAATCCGCGCGCCGGGCCAACATCGCGCTGGACATGGAGAAGATCAAACTGCCGCCGCACGACGGGCTCGTCGTGGTCGAGGGCGCGGGCGGCCTGATGGTGCCGATTGCGGACGGTGCCTACATGATCGATCTTGCGGACGCGCTTGATCTTCCCATTCTCCTCGTCGCCCGCTCGACGCTCGGGACCATCAACCATACGCTTCTTTCGCTGGAAGCCATCCGACGGCGCGGGCTACCGCTCGCCGGTGTCGTCATCAGCGGGCCCGAAACGCCGCATAACCGGGCGGCCATCGAACGCTTCGGCAAGGTCGAAGTGATCGCCGAGATTCCACAGCTTGAGACGGTCAACCGCGACACGCTGAAGGCTATCGAGCCGGAACTCGATCTTCTCAAACTTGCAACGGTAAGGCCGTGA
- the bioA gene encoding adenosylmethionine--8-amino-7-oxononanoate transaminase — MNEHSNLQGSQSAEEIIALDKRHVWHPYTQHGIEVEPPVIARAKGASLFDADGREILDMISSWWTCTHGHAHPKINAALARQADTLEHIMFAGFTHAPAVNLAKALSELLPGDLNRVFFTDDGSTAVETAIKVAYKSWVNRGQTRRTLIAFDGGYHGDTLGAMSVGRSSQMFGAFKDLMCDVRVVPYPATFEGDDAVEEREAGALSALEALLANHKQNIAAMIIEPMMQGAAGIRICRPSFLKRMVAMAREAKVLVIFDEVATGFGRTGKLFAMEHAEVTPDIVCLSKGLTGGYMALAATVVRDQLFDIFLGHDFDRALPHGHSFTGNPLACAVALASLGLYEEEQTMARIAEINAHHRTMLDVLAARTDVMRPRTLGSALAFDFGSDTQYQSEASLKLRAWYLANGLNIRPIGSTVYLMPPYCITDEELARAYATMIEGMDRLASGSL, encoded by the coding sequence GTGAACGAACACTCGAATCTACAGGGCTCGCAGTCCGCAGAAGAGATCATCGCGCTCGACAAGCGCCATGTCTGGCACCCCTACACGCAGCACGGTATCGAAGTCGAACCGCCCGTGATCGCGCGCGCCAAGGGCGCCTCGCTGTTCGACGCGGACGGGCGCGAGATTCTGGACATGATCTCGTCCTGGTGGACGTGCACGCATGGGCATGCCCATCCCAAGATCAACGCGGCGCTCGCCCGCCAGGCTGACACGTTGGAACACATCATGTTCGCCGGCTTCACCCATGCGCCGGCGGTCAATCTCGCCAAGGCGCTCTCCGAGCTGTTACCCGGCGATCTGAACCGGGTGTTCTTCACCGATGACGGCTCCACCGCCGTCGAGACCGCCATCAAGGTCGCCTACAAATCCTGGGTCAATCGCGGCCAAACCCGTCGGACGTTGATCGCCTTCGACGGCGGCTATCACGGCGACACGCTCGGCGCGATGTCGGTCGGCCGCAGTTCCCAGATGTTCGGCGCCTTCAAGGATTTGATGTGCGACGTCCGGGTCGTGCCCTACCCCGCCACGTTCGAAGGCGACGATGCGGTCGAGGAGCGCGAGGCCGGAGCCCTGTCCGCGCTCGAGGCACTTTTGGCAAACCACAAGCAAAACATCGCGGCGATGATCATCGAGCCGATGATGCAGGGCGCGGCCGGCATCCGCATTTGCCGCCCGAGCTTTCTCAAGCGCATGGTGGCCATGGCGCGCGAGGCCAAGGTGCTGGTGATCTTCGACGAGGTCGCGACCGGCTTCGGGCGTACCGGCAAGCTCTTCGCCATGGAGCATGCGGAGGTCACGCCCGATATCGTCTGCCTGTCCAAGGGTCTGACGGGCGGATACATGGCGCTCGCGGCCACGGTCGTGCGCGATCAGCTGTTCGATATCTTTCTCGGACACGATTTCGACCGGGCCCTACCGCACGGCCATTCGTTCACCGGCAATCCGCTGGCCTGCGCGGTGGCGCTGGCCTCACTCGGCCTCTACGAAGAAGAGCAGACGATGGCGCGGATCGCCGAGATCAATGCGCATCACCGCACGATGCTCGACGTCCTGGCGGCACGTACCGACGTGATGCGGCCCCGGACGCTCGGATCGGCGCTCGCCTTCGATTTCGGCAGCGACACCCAGTACCAGTCGGAGGCGAGCCTAAAACTTCGGGCTTGGTATCTGGCGAACGGGCTCAACATTCGGCCCATCGGCTCGACGGTCTATCTGATGCCACCCTACTGCATCACGGACGAGGAACTCGCCCGCGCCTACGCCACCATGATCGAAGGCATGGACCGGCTGGCTTCAGGGTCGCTCTAG
- a CDS encoding SRPBCC family protein, whose amino-acid sequence MFKKILLVLLVLIGAFAIYVALQPDEYRVERSVTVAAPAGTVFGNVDNLRKWEAWSPWAKLDPDAKVAFEGPEAGKGAAMTWDGDDNVGAGKMTIVESDPDKAVNIEVTFTRPFEGGTNSDFSFTPKADPTGSEQTEVTWAMHGTHNFVEKAFCVVFNGLGMMGNDIDKGLSRLKSVSEQS is encoded by the coding sequence ATGTTCAAGAAAATTCTGCTCGTGCTCTTGGTGCTGATCGGCGCCTTCGCGATTTACGTCGCACTCCAGCCCGACGAGTACAGGGTCGAACGCTCGGTGACCGTCGCCGCACCCGCGGGCACCGTCTTCGGAAACGTCGACAATTTGCGCAAATGGGAGGCGTGGTCGCCTTGGGCGAAGCTCGACCCCGATGCCAAGGTCGCATTCGAAGGACCCGAGGCAGGGAAGGGCGCCGCGATGACCTGGGACGGCGACGACAATGTCGGGGCCGGCAAGATGACCATCGTCGAAAGCGATCCCGATAAGGCCGTCAACATCGAGGTGACCTTCACCAGGCCGTTTGAAGGCGGCACCAACTCGGATTTCAGCTTCACGCCCAAAGCCGACCCGACAGGGAGCGAGCAAACCGAGGTCACCTGGGCGATGCATGGGACGCACAACTTCGTGGAGAAGGCGTTCTGTGTCGTCTTTAACGGCCTCGGCATGATGGGCAACGACATCGACAAGGGCCTGTCCCGGCTGAAGTCCGTCTCGGAGCAGTCCTGA